One segment of Leptodactylus fuscus isolate aLepFus1 chromosome 7, aLepFus1.hap2, whole genome shotgun sequence DNA contains the following:
- the LOC142214554 gene encoding olfactory receptor 12D1-like has protein sequence ITNSSVLLDFRYSRDIVNQTLLQEFILVGFTDVKELQVVLFGLFFMFFLLNIIGNTSILWFVTFDPTLHTPMYFFLGNLSFFDISFSSVAVPKMLCDFLSRQKTISFGGCIAQMHFFHFLGSSEVTLLTIMSYDRLVAISNPLRYSVIMNRRLCVCLVIGSYITGFLHSLLHTLLTAKLPFCGPNKVNHFFCDVKPVLILACADISLNLKLLTMVTGYLATTSFLLTLFPYILISKFLLKIQTVRGRKRAFSTCSSHLMVVSLLFGTAMFTYLGPSSQDILDHDRAAAVLFTVVTPALNPVIYTLRNKDMKKAMRKAIAKWLKM, from the coding sequence ATAACCAATTCTTCTGTCCTTTTAGATTTCAGATATTCCAGAGACATTGTAAACCAGACATTACTACAAGAGTTTATCTTGGTTGGTTTCACAGATGTGAAGGAACTCCAGGTGGTCCTTTTTGGCTTATTTTTCATGTTCTTTCTCTTAAACATTATAGGGAATACCTCTATCTTGTGGTTTGTGACTTTCGATCCAACTCTCCATACCCCTATGTATTTTTTCTTGGGGAACCTTTCATTTTTTGATATTTCCTTTTCATCTGTTGCCGTGCCGAAAATGCTATGCGACTTCCTATCTCGGCAGAAGACCATCTCCTTTGGTGGCTGTATAGCTCAGATGCATTTCTTTCATTTCCTGGGAAGCTCAGAAGTGACTCTACTCACCATTATGTCTTACGACCGTCTGGTGGCGATAAGTAACCCCCTACGATATTCAGTCATCATGAACAGAAGGCTTTGTGTTTGCCTGGTCATCGGTTCTTATATCACTGGCTTTCTTCATTCTCTTTTGCACACCTTGCTTACAGCGAAACTTCCATTTTGTGGACCTAACAAGGTCAACCATTTCTTCTGCGACGTGAAGCCAGTACTGATATTAGCGTGCGCCGATATCTCCCTCAACCTAAAACTTCTTACCATGGTAACGGGGTATCTGGCAACCACATCCTTTCTGTTAACCCTTTTTCCATATATTTTAATCAGTAAATTTCTTCTGAAAATACAAACAGTTCGTGGtcggaaacgagcattttccaccTGCAGCTCCCATCTTATGGTTGTCTCTCTCCTCTTCGGAACGGCCATGTTTACGTATTTGGGACCTTCTTCACAAGACATATTAGATCACGACAGAGCTGCGGCTGTGCTGTTCACCGTAGTTACTCCAGCTCTTAACCCAGTTATATATACGTTACGTAACAAAGACATGAAAAAAGCAATGAGAAAGGCGATTGCCAAGTGGCTCAAAATGTAA